The stretch of DNA CCGCGAGGTGCTTCGCGGTCGGCTCGCGGAGGCCTCGATGACGCCAAGCGTCCTGACGTTGGTGAGCGCCACGACGCTCGATACGGCTGCCGACACCGGCCCCCTCGCCGAGCGCGCCGCCGGCGTTCAGCTCATCTACGAGGGCCTCCGCCTCACGCGAACCCTCGCCCACGACGAACCCTGGGTCGAGGGCGAGGGCGAGAGCGCTCGACGAGCCGACCTCGACATCCTCGCCGCCGACGTGCTCGTCTCCCGTGGCTTCTATCTTCTCGCACGGACGGAGACGGCCGACCGGGCCGTCGAGGTGGTACGGGCGTTCGGCCGGGATCAGACCCGGCGCCGCGGCGCCGGCGCCGGCGTCGATGTGGCGGCCCTCGACCGCAACCTCGAAGCGGACGTGTTCGCCCTCGCCGTCGCCGCCGGCACGACCGCCGTCGGCGTCGATCCGGGCGAGGACCTCCTCGACTACGCGGCCGGCCTCGCCCGCGAGTACGAGGATGACCTCCCGCCGCCCGAAACCGCGCTCCCCGAAACGGCGGCCGACCGTATCCTCGCGCTCGCCAGCGGCGACGCCCCCTCCGCCGCCGACCCGTAAATCGAAACGCCTAAAGACGACTCCGGCCAACCGGTGTACGCGTGCCTGGGTAGCTTAGCGGTAAAGCGCGTCCTTGGTAAGGACGAGAGCCCGGGTTCAAATCCCGGCCTAGGCTTCCTTCCTCTTGATTTCGCCGGTTAGAGGTCTTCTCCGTGTTCCAGCTATGGCCCGAACTCAAGGACGAGACCCCGGTGTCAAAACAGGCACCCCGACGGCGTACAGCGATTACAGTAAATTGAATGGCTCTTTACATAATCCATTTAAAACTTTGCTACGAAGTGATCTAGATCTAGATAGAGGGATACGATGACATCGACGGTTGACGACGACAACAAGGTACAGGGCATCATTCTTTTAACAGGTGAGGCCTCGAAATTGCTGAACCCGCGAGAGGAGATCGCGTACAAGGAGCATCGCCGCGAATTAGCGGAGTGGATGCTTAACTTGGGTAAAGACCCGAGTAAAGCTGAGGGATACAGCTACAGTACTGCGAAGAACCGGATGAACAAGTTGGACCTATTCTATCGCTGGGTCTGGAATGAGGAGCAACGATTTATCCAGGACCTGGGAATCGAGCACGCGGAGGCCTGGATGCGTGATTTAGCGAAGCGGGATTTGAAGGAGTCGACGAAGTGCCATTATCAGAAGTCGGTACAGACGTTGTTCAAGTGGAAACGTGAGGCCCGGAATAAGGATGTGGTGTGGGAGCCGAGTATTGAGTACAGCGACCCGTCTACTACTTACCAGCCTCGGGAGTATTTGACCCAGAGCGATCGGAAGAAGATGCGTGAGGCCGCCATGTCTTATGGGAGCGTCCCACATTACAACTCCTTGAGTCCAGAGGAACGGACTCGGTGGAAGAAGCACTTGGCCCAGAGACTTCAGAAGCCGATGGAGGAAGTGAATAAACAGGATTTCTTGGAGGCGAATTCGTTCAAGTATACCTCGATGATCTTTGTCGCGTTGGACGCAGGGTTCAGGCCTGTAGAGGTCAAGCGAGCGAATATTCAGTGGTTCGACCCGGATAACGGAGTGCTTCGAATCCCGGAAGAAGAATCGAGTAAGTCCCGTGAGAACTGGATTGTCGCACTGAAACCGGAGACCGTCTCAATCCTGAAGAAGTGGCAACAAGAACGCGAGACCATCTCCAAGTACGATGGCCGGGACGCATTGTGGCTCACACAGAAAGGCAACCGGTACAACAAGGATAGCTTCCGGCGCTCAGTGTTTCACAAAATCGCTGAGGAGGCAGGCCTCGACTTAGAGAACCGGGACCTCACACCTTACAGCATACGGCACAGTACAGCGACATATATTGCGAAGGAGGCGGACTTAGCGACTGCTGCGAAACAGTGCCGTCACAAATCCAAACAGACCACCCAGAAGTACGCCCACAGTTCGGTCGATAGGCAAAGCGACGCCATCAACAAAATAGACTAAGAGGCCTCCCCCTTCCCTCTCTCCCTAATCCACAGTACAACAGTTAGTCGCTACCCGTTTCAGACCTGACTCACACCTGGCGTTGAGGGCTGCGTATTCCGTTCTGACCTGTTTCAAGGCCTTTGTTCAGGCCTGACGATGTGGTTCTGGCCTGATTTCGTGGCTGTTTTTCAGACCTGGTTTCATACAGATCAAATTAGTTACATCCGTCAAAATGTAAGATACTTTTTTAAATATTGTAGACAATGTGTAAGATAAGGTGATTGGTTTTGTCGGAAAACAAAGACAACAAACAACTGGAAAAACTCCAAACCCTGTACAAACACGCCCGTACCAGGCCTTGCGGCCACACCGTAGAATACCGGGGCTACACATTAGAAAAAGTCGACTGGAACCATCCAGACCACGACGAATACAACATCAGGAACCAGACAGACACAATAGTCGAGAGCTACACAATCAAAGCCTTTGACTCTGCCAAAGAACTGAAACAACGACTTGACCAGCTAATCAATCAAAAACCTGCAACACTCAACGAAGCAATCCAAGGGCGTCAATAGTGAAAAAAGAGCTTGGGAACCTCACCGTCAAAGTCGAGATACAAGACGAAGAAACTCATACCATCCAGACTCTTCATGACGTAAAACGCCGGTACGAATATCTGAAATACAAACAGAAAGAACACCTGTATG from Haloplanus salinus encodes:
- a CDS encoding tyrosine-type recombinase/integrase, translated to MTSTVDDDNKVQGIILLTGEASKLLNPREEIAYKEHRRELAEWMLNLGKDPSKAEGYSYSTAKNRMNKLDLFYRWVWNEEQRFIQDLGIEHAEAWMRDLAKRDLKESTKCHYQKSVQTLFKWKREARNKDVVWEPSIEYSDPSTTYQPREYLTQSDRKKMREAAMSYGSVPHYNSLSPEERTRWKKHLAQRLQKPMEEVNKQDFLEANSFKYTSMIFVALDAGFRPVEVKRANIQWFDPDNGVLRIPEEESSKSRENWIVALKPETVSILKKWQQERETISKYDGRDALWLTQKGNRYNKDSFRRSVFHKIAEEAGLDLENRDLTPYSIRHSTATYIAKEADLATAAKQCRHKSKQTTQKYAHSSVDRQSDAINKID
- a CDS encoding DUF7114 family protein; the encoded protein is MDNAVRARRAARDALADIEPERLREVLRGRLAEASMTPSVLTLVSATTLDTAADTGPLAERAAGVQLIYEGLRLTRTLAHDEPWVEGEGESARRADLDILAADVLVSRGFYLLARTETADRAVEVVRAFGRDQTRRRGAGAGVDVAALDRNLEADVFALAVAAGTTAVGVDPGEDLLDYAAGLAREYEDDLPPPETALPETAADRILALASGDAPSAADP